One Chloroflexota bacterium genomic window, GTATCTGCTGCTTTTCCCAGGGTGTCGCCGGAGCGAATAATTCCCACCCTCTCCCACATCAAGGTCTGAAGGGCTGTAAGGCTGAGAGGCACGCTGGGCTCCGCAGGCTCTCGCTGCGGAAGGGTGTAATAGTTCTGCCCAGCCTGCGCCGCGGCCTTATTGGGCATTCCTGCTTCAATCCTCTGTAGCGCTCTCTTGCCGAAGACTAAAACTTCCAGCAGTGAATTACTGGCCAGCCTGTTAGCCCCGTGTACTCCGGTGCAAGCCACCTCGCCAACAGCAAACAGCCCACCGATATTTGTCTCACCCCATGTATTCGTCCTCACACCCCCCATCATATAATGCGCCGCAGGCGCTACAGGGATCAGCCCTCTAGTGATATCCAGGCCGTGTTCAAGACAGAAACGATAAATGCGCGGAAAGCGTGTGGTTACGACACGGGATGGCAGATGAGTGACATCAAGGAAAACTCGATCACTTCGCGTTTTTTTCATCTCATAAAGGATACTGCGAGTCACCACGTCTCGTGCGGCGAGCTCCTTCTCCGGAGTGTAATCCCACATAAAAGCATACCCTTCCACATTGCGTAGTATGCCCCCCTCTCCCCTCACTGCCTCGGAGATGAGGAAAGGATGTACCCCTGGCAAACGTATTGCAGTCGGATGGAACTGGAAGAACTCCATGTCGGCGATTTCGGCCCCAGCTTTGAAGCCAAGGGCGACTCCATCCCCAGTGGCTATCTCTGAGTTGGTGGTATACTTGAACAGGCGTCCGGCGCCACCAGTGGCCAGAATAAGGTTGCGGCAACCGAATTCTTCCACAGAGCCGGTACGGGAATCTAGGGCTCTTATACCACTGACCCTACCACTACCCACCAGTATCTCTGTAGCCAGGCAGTGTTCCAGAACCTTGATCTTCGACAATCGAACCTTTCGACTGAGGGTAACCTCTATATGTTCTCCGGTAGCATCACC contains:
- the nadB gene encoding L-aspartate oxidase; translated protein: MASYDYVIVGSGIAGLYCALLAQERSSVLILTKGSIDDCNTKYAQGGIAAAIGRDDSPEIHLRDTIEAGAGLTDPEAARLLAEEAADRIADLINFGVPFDTINGEIALTREAAHSASRVLHAGGDATGEHIEVTLSRKVRLSKIKVLEHCLATEILVGSGRVSGIRALDSRTGSVEEFGCRNLILATGGAGRLFKYTTNSEIATGDGVALGFKAGAEIADMEFFQFHPTAIRLPGVHPFLISEAVRGEGGILRNVEGYAFMWDYTPEKELAARDVVTRSILYEMKKTRSDRVFLDVTHLPSRVVTTRFPRIYRFCLEHGLDITRGLIPVAPAAHYMMGGVRTNTWGETNIGGLFAVGEVACTGVHGANRLASNSLLEVLVFGKRALQRIEAGMPNKAAAQAGQNYYTLPQREPAEPSVPLSLTALQTLMWERVGIIRSGDTLGKAADTLAGWEKRLGEASDLSSYQLQNLVVTARLMTEAGLIRKESRGAHFRTDYPQPSPEWLKHAVFRKE